Below is a window of Sulfitobacter sp. SK012 DNA.
GCGCAATCGAACCAGTTGGTCGTCAATGGCACGCCTGTCCGCTTCAATTTGCGTCTCGCCGGGGCCACCTACAAACCCAAGCCCGCCACGTTGACGTTCCAAGTGGGTCCATGCGCGCACCAGCCGGGTGCGTTGGTAATTCAATGCGGCCATTTCGACCTGCAGCACACCTTCTCGGGTCGCCGCACGGTCGCTGAAAATCTCGAGGATCAGACCGGTACGGTCCAGCAATTTGACGTCCCACGCCTTTTCCAGATTGCGCTGTTGTACGGGCGATACGGGTCCGTCCACCAACACCAGCTCAATCTCATTGTCGTGCAGGTTCTTTTTGACTTCGTCGATCTTGCCCTTACCGAACAGCATGCCGGCGCTGACGCTGCGCAGCGGCACCACGTTGGCCCCGGTCACCACAAGATTTGGCAAGGCTTCGGCGAGTGCAATGGCTTCGGCCAACGCAGGTTCCGCCTCGCGGCGGTCAGGATCCGTTTTGATGTCAGGATGCAGCACCCACGCGCGGGTCTGCGCGGGGCCATCGGTTTCGTCTACTTGGAATTGAGATCGGCTCAAGAAGCCTCTTCACCCTCGTACAAGCTAATGGGTTGGCTTGGCATGATAGTGGAAATCGCATGTTTATAAACGAGCTGTGACTGACCATCGCGTCGCAAAAGAACGCAGAAGTTGTCAAACCAAGTAATGACGCCTTGCAGTTTCACGCCATTGATCAAGAAAATCGTGACCGGTACTTTGGTCTTGCGCACGTGGTTCAGGAACGCATCCTGAAGGTTCTGTCTGTCAGACGCCATTGTTGTTTCTCGCTTTTATTCTTGCTGGTGCCCGCGGACCGGACTCCCCTTTGTCTAAGTATGGGGAGTGTTTGCAGGAGTTTCCAGCGCAAATTTCGAACCGTTGGTGCAAAAGCGCCGGTTGTGTGTCTATGCGCGCCATAAGTCCGGGGTCAGCAGAGCGATGATCGCAAGGGTCTCAAGCCGCCCCAACACCATCGCGGCACAGAAAATAGCCTTGGCTGCGGGTGCCAAATCAAGCAGTCGAATGGGGTCTTCAGCGGCATATTGGATCAGCGGTCCTGTGGTTGATAAACTTGCCACTGCCATCACCAGAGCATTTTCAAAGGAGACGCCTACTGAGGCCAATGCCAGCGTAATCACGGCCATCGAAATTGCCAGCAACATGAAAAATATCCATGCAATGAAGGCCCCATTGCTTTGTAATCTGCGGCCCGCAACGCCCGCACCACTCACAGCATGGGGGTGCACCAACTGATCCATGTCGCGCACGCCATTGCGGTAAAGCGCAAAAACCCGCAGCAATTTGACTCCGCCCGCTGTCGTGGCAACCCCGCCACCAATCAGGGCCAGCCCCATCAAGATTAGCCCCGGCGTGCCTAAACCTGACCAGTTTTGCGACTGACCCCAAAATTCAGACACAAACCCCGTTGTGCTGAGAAATGACATGACGGTAAAAAGAGCACCCCATAGTGCCCCAAACGCCTCATCAAGCGGGTTTTCAGCAGCCACGGCGTACGCCCCTAGCCAATGACGCGCAAACAGAACCAGCGGAACGCCTGCAACAATCGCAAGACCAATGCGAAATTCGGGATCGTTGCGCAACGCACTGTGGGTGCCAGTAATCGTATCTTTGGAGAAGGTAAGACGCGACAGCGCAAAAGCCATAAAAATGAACATGACCAATTCACCGCCGAATCCGGCACCCGCAGTTTCGGCACCGCCGGTGTTGGAGATGCCCGAGGTCGACATCACTGACATGGCATGCACCAGCGCCGTCAATGGGGCCACGCCGCTGCCCATCAACAACAACCATTGAAGCAACGTCAGCGCCATATAGAGCGGGAACAACGTACGAACCGACCGCAAGATGCGCTGGCGCGGTTCAATCTCGGCCATTTGAGTGAAAGCAGTCGCACGCCGACCGGGCTCATTTTGGGCCGTCACCTCGAACCCACCAAGGTTGAGCGGCGCAAGGACGGCTACGGCGGCGATCCACATCAGCAGGCCACCCATCCACCCTACTTGGGCGCGCCACAGATGCAGCGACGGATTAAGGCGGGACGGATCGTCAAAAACAGCAGCCCCGGTGGTCGTAAATGCGCTGACCATTTCGATATAGGCATTGATGAACTTAGTGGTTGGAAGAACCTCAACAAAGGGCAGCGCCATAAAAATGGGCAGAAACACAAACGCACAGAAAAGCGACAACAACGGGCCAAGCGCAGATTTTTGGGATTCGCGACCCGAATGCGCCACCGCAACCATCACAAAGACCACCAAACCGACCAGCCCTGCATAGAGAAACGCGCGCCCGGTATCGGGGTCACGCACCGCAAAGCCGTGGCCGGCTGGCACCAGCATCGACACAGACACGATACCGAACAGCAGCAAAAACAGCGGCAGTCGCAGCGTTTCGCGGCGGATATAACTTTCGCGGCGCATGGCATATCCCCCTGCTGTTGAGTGCGTGGCGTCAGAAAAAGTCGATGGAGACCTGCATCAACTGCTCAAGTTGTGGCACATCCCCCGACAGGGCAAAGACGGCAATCACGTCACCTTCGTCGATTCGGGTGGAACCACTGGGGCGAATAACGTCCTGACCTTTGCGCACGGCCCCCACCAACACCCCTTCGGGAAAGTCGATGTCTGCAATGCGTTTGCCAGCAATGGGCGATGTGGACAGAACTTCGGCCTCAATCACCTCGGCTTCGGTATCCCCAATGGAATAGACGGCCCGCACCCGGCCATGGCGAATGTGGCGCAGGATCGAACTGACAGTGGTGGCGCGCGGGTTGATATAGGCATCGATCCCCAGCGGCGTCATCAAAGGCACCAGCGTCGGATCGTTAATCAGCGCAATCGTAAAATCGCAGCCTTCCGCTTTGGCGCGCACGCAGGCCAGCATGTTGGTTTTATCGTCATCGGTCACGGCCAGCATCGCGTCGGCGCGGCTTATCCCTGCTTCGGCCAGCAAGCCTGCGTCCAGACCATCACCATTCAGCACAATCGTTCGCTCGAGCGCTTCGGCGGCACGTTCTGCACAGACACGGCTTTTTTCGATGACCTTGGTGCGGATGCGGTTTGCGCTTTGCTCCAGCGTTTGGGCCACGGTCAGACCAACGTTGCCGCCGCCGACGAGTACCACACGTTCTTGCTTGGAGGTCTTCTTGCCAAAAATCTCCATCGTGCGGGCGATGTCGTCTTTATGGGTGAAAAGATAACAATCATCGCCAGCAAAAAGCTGATCCTTAGCCTCCGGCGCAAAGAGCGTGCCATCGCGACGCACCCCTACGACAACGGCGCGCAAGGTCGAAAATAGGTCCGTCAGCTGGCGCAAGGGCGTGTGAATGACCGGGCATTCGGCATCAATGGTTATCCCAAACAGCTGTGCCTGACCGTCCATGAATACTTCAGTGTCAAAGGCGGCAGGTGCGCGCAGGCGTTGCAAGGCCGCGGCGGCGACTTCTTTTTCTGGGCTGATCACTACATCAATCGGCATGTGATCGCGGCGGTAAAGATCAGAGTAAATCGCATCTAAGTAGGATTGGCTGCGCAGACGCGCGATCTTGCGGTTGATGCCAAAGACCGAATGGGCAACCTGACAGGTCACCATATTGACCTCATCAGAATGCGTGGCCGCAATGATCATTTCGGCGTCACGCGCGCCTGCACGGTCCAGCACGTCGGGGTAGCTGGCAAAACCAGCGATCCCCTGCACATCAAGCGTGTCCGTCGCACGGCGCACAAGATCGACGTCATTATCGACGACCGTGACGTCATTGCGTTCACCTGACAGGTGTCGGGCGATTTGCCATCCGACTTGGCCAGCGCCACAGATGATAACCTTCATGGGGTACCTTGA
It encodes the following:
- the hfq gene encoding RNA chaperone Hfq — encoded protein: MASDRQNLQDAFLNHVRKTKVPVTIFLINGVKLQGVITWFDNFCVLLRRDGQSQLVYKHAISTIMPSQPISLYEGEEAS
- a CDS encoding TrkH family potassium uptake protein translates to MRRESYIRRETLRLPLFLLLFGIVSVSMLVPAGHGFAVRDPDTGRAFLYAGLVGLVVFVMVAVAHSGRESQKSALGPLLSLFCAFVFLPIFMALPFVEVLPTTKFINAYIEMVSAFTTTGAAVFDDPSRLNPSLHLWRAQVGWMGGLLMWIAAVAVLAPLNLGGFEVTAQNEPGRRATAFTQMAEIEPRQRILRSVRTLFPLYMALTLLQWLLLMGSGVAPLTALVHAMSVMSTSGISNTGGAETAGAGFGGELVMFIFMAFALSRLTFSKDTITGTHSALRNDPEFRIGLAIVAGVPLVLFARHWLGAYAVAAENPLDEAFGALWGALFTVMSFLSTTGFVSEFWGQSQNWSGLGTPGLILMGLALIGGGVATTAGGVKLLRVFALYRNGVRDMDQLVHPHAVSGAGVAGRRLQSNGAFIAWIFFMLLAISMAVITLALASVGVSFENALVMAVASLSTTGPLIQYAAEDPIRLLDLAPAAKAIFCAAMVLGRLETLAIIALLTPDLWRA
- the trkA gene encoding Trk system potassium transporter TrkA, whose amino-acid sequence is MKVIICGAGQVGWQIARHLSGERNDVTVVDNDVDLVRRATDTLDVQGIAGFASYPDVLDRAGARDAEMIIAATHSDEVNMVTCQVAHSVFGINRKIARLRSQSYLDAIYSDLYRRDHMPIDVVISPEKEVAAAALQRLRAPAAFDTEVFMDGQAQLFGITIDAECPVIHTPLRQLTDLFSTLRAVVVGVRRDGTLFAPEAKDQLFAGDDCYLFTHKDDIARTMEIFGKKTSKQERVVLVGGGNVGLTVAQTLEQSANRIRTKVIEKSRVCAERAAEALERTIVLNGDGLDAGLLAEAGISRADAMLAVTDDDKTNMLACVRAKAEGCDFTIALINDPTLVPLMTPLGIDAYINPRATTVSSILRHIRHGRVRAVYSIGDTEAEVIEAEVLSTSPIAGKRIADIDFPEGVLVGAVRKGQDVIRPSGSTRIDEGDVIAVFALSGDVPQLEQLMQVSIDFF